The following nucleotide sequence is from Wolbachia endosymbiont (group E) of Neria commutata.
TAATTGTGAAAGAGGTTCTTCTAAAGCTTTATTATTTTTCTGAAGTAAGCTGTTTTTTACATTAGAGCCTGTGTTTAGGTTTCTTTCCATTAGTATTGCTTGTAGCATTATTGATTTTGGATCTTTTAACCCTCGACACTTAGGATTTTCTGCGTTTAGTTCATTTTCCTTAAACCATGCAAGTATTTTTTCTTTTTTTTGTTGAAAGTTATCCCCTACCATTAAACACCTATTAACTTTATTTTAAATAATTTTATTCATACTATCATTAAAAAAGTAATTGTAAATACTTTAATTGAGGTTTTTTCTTATTTTATTCTTTTTAAGCAAATAGTTAGATCTTTTTGTAAATTTTGATAACTTGCTTGCATAATGTTTTTGTTAGTTAATATTATGTAGTAGTGTCCTACATTACTTGGATTTAAAATGCTAGTTTTAGCAAGTATCCGTAAGCGCCTTTTGATTTTGTTTCTTTTTGTTGCTTTTCCTGTTTTTTTACTGACGGCTAAGCCTAACCTAATGGTCTGGATGTGTTTTTCAGGTTCTCTTTCCTTTATAGCGTACAACGATACATAAAGCCCGCGATAAAAAAGACTTCCATTTATTAACCTGTTTTTAAAAGCAAAGGAAAAATCTTTTTTTTTATACTCGATAACTTAACTATGCGCATAATTTATTGCATCCAAGTGAACGGCGTCTGTTGAGGATTTTCCTTCCAGCTCTTGTTGCCATACGTGAACGAAAACCATGCCTACGCTTTCTTATCAAATTTTTTGGTTGAAATGTCCTCTTCATTGTTTTTATATTAGATATAATTGTAAATTATAGATTATTTTACTTCATTGTCAAATAATGGTTAAATGTTATTGTAAGCTAATATATTAAAAATGAGT
It contains:
- the rpmH gene encoding 50S ribosomal protein L34; this translates as MKRTFQPKNLIRKRRHGFRSRMATRAGRKILNRRRSLGCNKLCA
- the rnpA gene encoding ribonuclease P protein component encodes the protein MYAIKEREPEKHIQTIRLGLAVSKKTGKATKRNKIKRRLRILAKTSILNPSNVGHYYIILTNKNIMQASYQNLQKDLTICLKRIK